The following coding sequences are from one Gossypium raimondii isolate GPD5lz chromosome 4, ASM2569854v1, whole genome shotgun sequence window:
- the LOC105779077 gene encoding uncharacterized protein LOC105779077, translating into MEIPIINRIIDFESDINSLNNPSFISQVYSLFGIEEIYEAYNLWDWGALILVLVASLSTIINTLKILIIRSRRRHSLPSQPLLDDTDFDTDTDSSCVSSDDELEYEEPSTSHEWQQVDENFRVRGSGDGGNSVVKLWDNLGIGFRLDLDDSHNVLNMYDANKETKLTSIFGRDSVIHAVSTSSSSTAIVVSAGADSLSSRVAVSAWDRRLHSSSPVILSEWRPKRSIEKITTVNTKGMEQVYIKGDVVGKLTVGDMRKVSSSLMSSNVETWWDADAVWHLERVD; encoded by the exons ATGGAAATCCCGATTATCAACAGAATCATTGATTTTGAATCGGATATCAACTCTCTGAACAACCCATCTTTCATTTCCCAAGTTTATTCGCTTTTTGGGATTGAGGAAATATACGAAGCTTACAATTTGTGGGACTGGGGAGCTTTGATTCTTGTCTTAGTAGCCTCGTTGTCTACCATAATCAATACactcaaaattttgataatcaGATCTCGGCGGCGTCATTCTTTACCGTCTCAACCTCTTCTAGATGATACAGATTTTGACACTGACACCGATTCTTCCTGCGTATCTTCAGATGACGAACTAGAATATGAGGAGCCATCGACATCTCACGAATGGCAACAAGTTGATGAAAATTTTCGGGTTAGAGGCTCGG GTGACGGCGGAAATAGCGTGGTGAAGCTGTGGGACAATCTAGGGATAGGTTTCCGTTTGGACCTGGATGACAGCCACAACGTTTTAAACATGTATGACGCTAATAAAGAAACAAAGCTCACATCAATTTTTGGTAGGGATTCCGTCATTCATGCGGTTTCAACATCGTCCTCATCGACGGCAATCGTTGTATCTGCTGGGGCTGACTCGTTATCTTCTCGAGTAGCTGTCAGCGCGTGGGATAGGAGACTTCATTCTTCTTCACCGGTAATTCTATCAGAATGGAGGCCCAAAAGATCGATTGAAAAAATCACAACAGTCAATACCAAAGGCATGGAGCAAGTTTACATCAAGGGTGATGTAGTGGGGAAGTTAACGGTTGGTGATATGAGGAAGGTGAGCTCATCGTTGATGAGCTCTAACGTTGAAACTTGGTGGGATGCTGATGCCGTTTGGCACCTCGAACGAGTCGATTAA